In bacterium, one DNA window encodes the following:
- a CDS encoding DUF819 family protein, translating to METHPALITDWPVLLAVFMLIVGGIYAIKAHTPLGRLFNYLPPIIWLYFLPMLGTSLGLFPKSSPLYDWVKNLLLPTALVLLLLSVDLKSLARLGPKAIGTFLFGTAGVIIGAPIALLLFKAWLLDDTWMGMAALSGSWIGGSSNMVAIKESINCPEGIFGIMIVVDTIVGYGWMGLVMTASAFQDRIDRRFRVDRTIVDQLNQRLADFQSSQRRPIEFVDLAIILSLGFAIGLASLKLGAWLPPIGKIINAFGWAIIVSSTAGILLSLTRLARLESVGASHIGNFFLYLLLTTIGAQADLRAVVQAPLFLLLGCVWVAIHGAVIFLGGRLLKAPMFLIATGSQANIGGVVSAPIVASLYQPSLAPVGLLLGVLGNILGIYGGLVCAGLLQAIA from the coding sequence ATGGAAACTCACCCGGCGCTGATCACCGACTGGCCGGTTCTGCTGGCTGTGTTCATGCTGATTGTCGGCGGCATCTACGCGATCAAAGCCCATACGCCGCTGGGGCGGCTGTTCAACTATCTGCCGCCGATCATCTGGCTCTACTTCCTGCCGATGCTGGGCACCTCGTTGGGGCTCTTTCCGAAATCATCGCCGCTGTACGATTGGGTCAAGAACCTGCTGTTGCCGACCGCGCTGGTCCTGTTGCTGCTGTCGGTGGATTTGAAATCGCTGGCGCGTCTGGGGCCCAAGGCGATTGGCACGTTTCTTTTCGGGACGGCCGGCGTGATCATCGGCGCGCCGATCGCCTTGCTGTTGTTCAAGGCCTGGCTGCTAGATGACACCTGGATGGGCATGGCGGCGCTGTCGGGATCGTGGATCGGCGGCTCCTCGAACATGGTGGCGATCAAGGAATCGATCAATTGCCCCGAGGGAATTTTCGGAATCATGATTGTGGTCGACACGATCGTGGGTTATGGCTGGATGGGACTGGTGATGACCGCGTCCGCCTTTCAGGACCGGATCGACCGCCGCTTCCGGGTGGACCGCACCATTGTCGATCAACTCAACCAGCGGCTGGCGGATTTCCAGTCGTCGCAGCGCCGTCCCATCGAGTTTGTCGACTTGGCGATCATCCTGTCGCTGGGGTTCGCCATCGGTCTGGCCTCGCTCAAACTGGGCGCATGGCTGCCTCCGATCGGGAAAATCATCAATGCCTTCGGCTGGGCGATCATTGTCTCCTCGACCGCGGGCATCCTGCTCTCATTGACCCGTCTGGCGCGACTGGAGTCGGTGGGCGCCTCGCACATCGGCAACTTCTTTCTCTACCTGCTGTTGACCACGATCGGCGCGCAGGCCGATCTGCGCGCCGTGGTGCAGGCGCCGTTGTTCCTCCTGCTTGGCTGTGTCTGGGTGGCCATCCATGGCGCGGTCATCTTCCTCGGCGGCCGTCTGCTGAAGGCGCCAATGTTCCTGATCGCCACCGGATCGCAGGCCAACATCGGCGGCGTGGTCTCGGCGCCGATTGTCGCCTCGCTCTACCAGCCGTCGCTGGCGCCGGTGGGACTGCTGTTGGGCGTGCTGGGGAATATCCTCGGAATCTACGGCGGCCTGGTCTGCGCCGGGCTGTTGCAGGCGATTGCCTGA
- the dnaA gene encoding chromosomal replication initiator protein DnaA, whose amino-acid sequence MEQAKDDIWQACLNYIGNRLPAENFLTWLAPTHVVDVQEGLLIIGAPNKFVVDWIRSHYASLIDEAICVTLGRPATHRLEVHSNGNGSGHKAILEALEDEATPSNGNGDHGPIGEQERNRQTADARGRAQLNPKFTFDNFVVGDSNHLAHGAAQAVAEMPGSTKFNPLFIYGSVGLGKTHLAQAIGNMVLENNPDANVIYVTSEKFTNEFIDSLSRKTTSAFASHYRSVDVLIIDDIQFFSGKESTQEQFFHTFNTLHQNGKQIVLTADRAPRDIKGLEARLLSRFQWGLTADIRPPDFETRMAILKKKLEGEDIILPPDVLAFIARGAHSSIRELEGALVRLIAVSSLNKTPISLELAQQVLRDTFSPTRKPITVAAINIVVGNTFGIPESVLLSKRRTQDVAMARQVAMYLARTLTSMSLKTIGAEYGGRDHSTVIHAVNVVRDQLKVDPDLKLRVDQAISALFAGNSNN is encoded by the coding sequence ATGGAACAAGCGAAAGATGACATCTGGCAGGCCTGCCTGAATTACATCGGCAACCGCCTGCCCGCCGAGAATTTCCTCACCTGGCTGGCGCCGACGCATGTCGTTGACGTGCAAGAAGGTCTGCTGATCATCGGCGCTCCGAACAAGTTCGTCGTCGATTGGATCCGCTCCCACTACGCATCGCTGATTGATGAGGCGATCTGCGTGACACTGGGACGGCCGGCGACACACCGGCTGGAAGTGCACTCCAACGGCAACGGCAGCGGGCACAAGGCAATCCTCGAGGCGCTCGAGGACGAAGCGACGCCGTCGAACGGCAACGGCGACCACGGGCCCATCGGAGAGCAGGAGCGCAATCGGCAGACCGCCGATGCCCGCGGGCGGGCGCAGTTGAATCCGAAGTTCACCTTCGACAACTTTGTCGTCGGCGACTCCAACCACCTCGCCCATGGCGCGGCGCAGGCGGTCGCCGAAATGCCCGGCTCTACCAAGTTCAATCCGCTCTTTATCTACGGATCGGTGGGCCTGGGCAAGACCCACCTGGCGCAGGCGATCGGCAACATGGTGCTGGAGAACAACCCCGACGCCAATGTCATCTATGTGACTTCGGAAAAGTTCACCAACGAGTTCATCGATTCGCTCTCGCGCAAGACCACCAGCGCCTTCGCCTCGCATTACCGCTCGGTCGATGTGCTCATCATCGATGACATCCAGTTCTTCTCCGGCAAGGAGTCGACCCAGGAGCAGTTCTTCCACACGTTCAACACCTTGCACCAGAACGGGAAGCAGATCGTGCTCACCGCCGACCGTGCGCCGCGCGACATCAAGGGGCTGGAGGCACGCCTCCTCTCCCGCTTCCAGTGGGGGCTGACCGCCGACATTCGGCCGCCGGATTTCGAGACCCGGATGGCAATCCTCAAAAAGAAGCTGGAAGGGGAGGATATCATCCTGCCGCCTGATGTGTTGGCGTTCATCGCCCGCGGCGCCCATTCCAGCATCAGGGAACTGGAAGGCGCGCTGGTCCGTCTGATTGCCGTCAGCTCGTTGAACAAGACCCCGATCAGTCTGGAGCTGGCCCAACAGGTGCTGCGCGATACCTTCTCACCGACCCGCAAGCCGATCACCGTGGCCGCGATTAACATCGTGGTGGGAAACACCTTCGGCATTCCGGAGTCGGTCCTCCTGTCAAAACGGCGGACCCAGGATGTCGCGATGGCGCGTCAGGTGGCCATGTACCTCGCCCGGACGCTGACCAGCATGTCGCTGAAGACGATCGGCGCTGAGTATGGCGGTCGCGATCATTCAACCGTGATTCATGCCGTCAATGTCGTGCGCGATCAACTGAAAGTTGATCCGGATTTGAAACTGCGGGTAGATCAGGCCATCAGCGCACTGTTTGCCGGCAACAGCAACAATTAG
- the cas2 gene encoding CRISPR-associated endonuclease Cas2: protein MKTKRSAPSPYRAMWLCALFDLPVDDAAARRAYTRFRKVLLRQGFMMLQFSVYARFCGSEQKADLICSRVRDQLPGDGEVRFLMVTDHQFGKMEVYCGKKRARTEEPPRQLLLF, encoded by the coding sequence GTGAAAACGAAGCGCTCCGCGCCATCCCCCTATCGCGCCATGTGGCTTTGTGCCCTGTTCGATCTTCCTGTTGATGACGCCGCGGCGAGGCGGGCATACACCCGGTTCCGCAAGGTCCTGCTGCGGCAGGGTTTCATGATGCTGCAATTCTCCGTCTATGCCCGGTTCTGCGGGAGCGAGCAGAAGGCCGACCTGATCTGCAGCCGGGTCCGCGACCAATTGCCCGGCGACGGCGAGGTGCGCTTTCTGATGGTGACGGATCATCAGTTCGGCAAGATGGAAGTCTATTGCGGGAAAAAACGGGCCAGGACAGAGGAGCCACCTCGCCAACTGCTGCTTTTTTAG
- a CDS encoding metal-dependent transcriptional regulator, translating into MEVKLSPTLRGYVTAIYKLQRKTGWASTGEVARHLGVTDAAVTQMVRRMGHSHLVRHRAYRGVCLTEKGQRIAIEMIRHHRLLETFFYKIVGMPWDQVHAEAERLQAYISPELESRIDALLGFPQFDPHGSPIPSADGVMPEVTYHPLHDVAAVGERFIFARVSDLDPRLLRYLDSLPLKLGTELTVEEMMPFDGPITVSDGARRFALSREVARHLFVVNAKPEPAAAPTSTA; encoded by the coding sequence GTGGAAGTTAAATTGTCGCCGACGCTGCGAGGGTACGTGACGGCCATCTATAAGCTGCAGCGGAAGACCGGCTGGGCCTCGACTGGTGAAGTCGCCCGCCATCTCGGCGTGACCGACGCGGCCGTCACCCAAATGGTGCGGCGCATGGGACACAGCCACCTGGTGCGTCATCGCGCCTACCGCGGCGTCTGCCTGACCGAAAAAGGTCAGCGGATTGCCATTGAAATGATCCGTCACCACCGCCTGTTGGAAACCTTCTTCTACAAGATCGTCGGGATGCCCTGGGACCAGGTCCACGCCGAAGCGGAGCGGCTGCAGGCCTACATCTCGCCGGAATTGGAAAGCCGCATCGATGCCCTGCTGGGCTTTCCGCAGTTTGATCCGCATGGCAGCCCGATTCCCTCGGCCGACGGCGTCATGCCCGAGGTGACCTACCACCCGTTGCATGACGTGGCGGCGGTCGGGGAGCGGTTCATCTTCGCCCGCGTCTCGGACCTCGACCCGCGTTTGTTGCGCTACCTCGATTCACTGCCGCTTAAACTGGGCACGGAGCTGACGGTCGAGGAGATGATGCCGTTTGACGGGCCGATCACGGTCTCCGACGGCGCGCGTCGCTTCGCGCTCAGCCGCGAAGTGGCGCGGCACTTGTTTGTCGTCAACGCCAAACCCGAGCCGGCCGCGGCGCCCACATCGACCGCGTGA
- a CDS encoding heavy metal translocating P-type ATPase: MATRATSLRQLWTRHHLVFWTALGGALILSGWMVEDAGRRDLGHVLFALGYLAGGWMAAKESFDGLREYRLDVNLLMTLAAVGAAIIGRWAEGGTLIFLFSLSNTLEHYALERTKDAVRSLMDLRPAEARLWRDGATRQVPVEDLEVGDLILVKPGEKIPADGTIVEGRTSLDRSTFTGESLPVDADIDDTVLAGSLNLTGQIKVRVSARAADTALAAIIHRVEQAQSGRVPTNSFVQWFGQRYTIGVLAGALLLTLVTAAVSDLSWRANLYRSLTLLVVASPCALIISTPAAVLSAIGRAARKGVLFKGGAHLLNLGSIRAVAFDKTGTLTQGRAVVTDVIPLNGTTSGVLVTLAASIEAGSTHPLAQAIVNAAHQEGLVIPPVDNAESLAGLGAIGVVRLNGTPQRVLVGNRRLLVANELAPDEQAEAEMLRLEENGKTAILVATNRVLGIIALADIPRPTSEAIARQLHETGVESVGILTGDNHRVAMAMAQRLGIDEVRAELMPAEKADAVAGLLASHRTVAVVGDGVNDAPALATATVGIAMGGAKNDVVLESADVVLMGDDLSRLPFAIRLSKSTKRVIIQNLTFALIVITALLTGTLLGQIPLTLGVVGHEGSTLLVVLNSLRLLWYE; the protein is encoded by the coding sequence ATGGCGACCCGCGCAACATCGCTGCGCCAACTGTGGACGCGGCACCATCTGGTCTTCTGGACCGCGCTGGGCGGCGCGCTCATCCTCTCGGGGTGGATGGTCGAGGACGCCGGCCGGCGCGATCTGGGGCATGTGCTGTTTGCGCTGGGCTACCTGGCCGGGGGCTGGATGGCGGCCAAGGAGAGTTTCGATGGCCTGCGCGAGTACCGTCTCGACGTCAACCTGCTGATGACGCTGGCGGCGGTCGGAGCGGCCATCATCGGACGCTGGGCCGAAGGCGGCACGCTGATCTTCCTGTTCTCCCTGTCCAACACCCTGGAGCATTACGCCCTCGAGCGGACCAAGGACGCGGTGCGTTCGCTGATGGACCTGCGGCCGGCAGAAGCGCGGCTGTGGCGCGACGGCGCCACACGCCAGGTGCCGGTCGAAGACCTGGAAGTTGGCGATCTGATCCTGGTCAAGCCCGGCGAGAAGATCCCCGCCGACGGCACGATCGTCGAAGGACGCACCTCACTGGACCGTTCGACCTTCACCGGCGAATCGCTGCCGGTCGATGCGGACATCGATGACACCGTTCTGGCCGGCTCGCTGAACCTCACCGGACAGATCAAGGTCCGTGTGAGCGCGCGCGCCGCCGACACCGCGCTGGCCGCGATTATCCACCGTGTCGAACAGGCGCAGTCGGGACGGGTCCCGACCAATTCATTCGTGCAGTGGTTCGGCCAACGCTACACCATCGGTGTCCTGGCGGGAGCGCTGCTGCTGACGCTGGTCACCGCGGCGGTCTCGGATTTGAGTTGGCGGGCCAACCTCTATCGGTCTTTGACGCTTCTGGTGGTGGCGTCGCCCTGCGCGCTGATCATCAGCACTCCGGCGGCGGTGCTGTCGGCGATCGGACGCGCAGCCCGCAAGGGCGTGTTGTTCAAGGGGGGCGCGCACCTGCTCAACCTGGGGAGCATTCGGGCGGTCGCCTTTGACAAGACCGGCACGCTGACCCAGGGACGCGCGGTGGTCACCGATGTCATCCCGCTTAATGGCACCACTTCGGGGGTGCTGGTCACGTTGGCGGCTTCTATAGAGGCCGGTTCGACTCATCCGCTGGCGCAGGCCATCGTCAATGCCGCCCACCAGGAGGGGCTGGTAATCCCGCCGGTCGACAATGCCGAATCGCTGGCCGGTCTGGGCGCCATCGGCGTGGTGCGGCTCAACGGTACACCGCAACGAGTCCTGGTCGGCAATCGACGGCTCTTGGTAGCCAATGAGTTGGCGCCCGATGAACAGGCCGAAGCCGAGATGCTACGGTTGGAAGAAAACGGCAAGACCGCCATCCTGGTGGCGACCAATCGGGTTCTGGGGATCATCGCGTTGGCCGACATCCCACGGCCGACCTCGGAGGCGATCGCCCGGCAATTACATGAGACCGGCGTGGAGTCGGTCGGTATCCTCACCGGCGACAACCACCGTGTCGCTATGGCGATGGCCCAACGACTCGGCATCGATGAGGTGCGGGCGGAGCTGATGCCCGCCGAGAAAGCAGACGCCGTCGCCGGATTGCTCGCCAGTCACCGCACAGTCGCCGTTGTCGGCGATGGAGTTAACGATGCGCCCGCGCTGGCGACCGCCACGGTCGGCATCGCCATGGGCGGGGCGAAAAATGATGTCGTGCTTGAATCCGCCGATGTGGTGTTGATGGGCGATGATCTCTCACGCCTTCCCTTTGCGATTCGACTCTCAAAGAGCACCAAGCGTGTGATCATCCAGAACCTGACTTTCGCCTTGATCGTCATCACCGCACTCCTGACTGGCACTCTCCTGGGCCAGATCCCGCTGACTCTGGGCGTTGTGGGCCACGAAGGCTCGACGCTGCTGGTGGTGCTCAACAGTCTGCGGCTTTTGTGGTACGAGTGA
- a CDS encoding phosphatase PAP2 family protein, with translation MIETLQQIDVRLLHALNSGVANTVFDWLMPWATELRHWAPFIIGGLLALAIFGGGKGRGAVLMAIILITATDQLSSHLIKPLVARPRPCHDVEGLRVIYRCGRTFAFPSGHASNSMAAAIFFGLLYRRWLWPLVGLSALVSYSRIYLGIHYPSDILGGWILGGGLAVAAYCLYQKPVRVWLNRYRLFRQTLTVPGGEETPVEPIHRKRPAADME, from the coding sequence ATGATCGAGACGCTTCAGCAAATTGATGTCCGGCTGCTGCATGCGCTCAACAGCGGCGTGGCCAACACCGTCTTCGATTGGCTCATGCCCTGGGCCACCGAACTGCGCCACTGGGCGCCCTTCATTATCGGAGGGCTGTTGGCGCTGGCCATCTTCGGCGGCGGCAAGGGACGCGGCGCGGTGCTGATGGCGATCATCCTGATCACCGCCACCGATCAACTCTCCTCGCACCTGATCAAGCCGCTGGTCGCGCGTCCCCGGCCCTGCCACGATGTCGAAGGGTTGCGCGTGATCTACCGTTGCGGCCGGACTTTCGCCTTCCCTTCCGGCCACGCCAGCAACTCGATGGCGGCGGCCATCTTTTTCGGCCTCTTGTACCGGCGCTGGCTGTGGCCGTTGGTCGGCCTGTCGGCGCTGGTCTCGTACTCGCGGATTTACCTGGGAATCCACTATCCGTCCGACATACTTGGCGGCTGGATTCTCGGCGGCGGGTTGGCGGTGGCGGCGTATTGCCTGTACCAAAAGCCGGTCCGCGTCTGGCTGAATCGCTATCGCCTCTTTCGGCAGACACTGACCGTTCCCGGTGGAGAGGAAACTCCGGTTGAACCGATTCACCGGAAGCGGCCGGCTGCCGACATGGAATGA
- the dnaN gene encoding DNA polymerase III subunit beta → MKFTTKRDDLSSRLQAVLGVISSRTTLPILGNVLLTATNDGITVAATDLDLSMTATVAAKVSKTGSTTVPARTFAEVVRELPDEDVHVTVANHRMEVKSGQGVYKMSGMSPEEFPRLPGIPEGGAVTIPIDQLRSMVHRTIYAVSTDETRPALNGILWQSNGEKMHMVATDGHRLARVSVADNRLAGLKNELIVPPKALSLVLKMATDDTSEVAVMFGEKNIVFKVGDVIITSRLIEGPYPNYNQVIPKGNDKFLTVDGATLAAAVRRVAVLSNSLTKQVKFALSGNTIELSATNQDVGGEARETIPCEYKGEDLEIGYNANYVLDMLKNFDAGNVVFELATSISAGLVRAADDPDKEKYLCLVMPLRLAD, encoded by the coding sequence ATGAAGTTCACGACCAAGCGCGATGACCTAAGCTCCCGTCTGCAGGCGGTGCTGGGAGTGATCTCCAGCCGTACCACCCTACCTATTCTCGGGAATGTCCTGCTGACGGCCACCAACGATGGAATCACTGTGGCGGCGACCGATCTTGACCTGTCGATGACCGCGACGGTGGCGGCCAAGGTGAGCAAAACCGGATCAACGACCGTGCCGGCGCGCACCTTTGCCGAAGTAGTACGCGAATTGCCCGATGAGGATGTCCATGTCACGGTGGCCAACCACCGCATGGAAGTGAAGTCGGGGCAGGGTGTTTACAAGATGAGCGGGATGTCCCCCGAGGAATTCCCGCGTCTGCCCGGAATCCCCGAAGGCGGCGCGGTCACCATTCCCATCGACCAGCTGCGCAGCATGGTCCACCGCACGATCTATGCGGTCTCCACCGATGAGACCCGTCCGGCGCTCAACGGCATCCTCTGGCAATCCAACGGCGAGAAGATGCACATGGTGGCCACCGATGGGCATCGTCTGGCGCGCGTGTCGGTGGCCGACAATCGCCTAGCCGGCCTGAAGAACGAGCTGATCGTGCCGCCCAAGGCGCTGTCGCTGGTGCTGAAGATGGCGACCGATGACACCAGCGAAGTCGCGGTGATGTTCGGCGAGAAGAACATCGTCTTCAAGGTCGGCGATGTGATCATCACCAGCCGTCTGATCGAGGGGCCGTATCCGAACTACAACCAGGTCATCCCCAAGGGGAACGACAAGTTTCTCACCGTCGACGGGGCGACCTTGGCCGCGGCGGTGCGTCGCGTGGCGGTGCTGTCCAACTCACTCACCAAGCAGGTGAAGTTCGCGTTGTCGGGCAACACGATCGAGCTGTCGGCGACCAACCAGGATGTCGGCGGCGAGGCCCGTGAGACCATCCCCTGCGAGTACAAGGGTGAGGATCTGGAGATCGGCTACAACGCCAACTACGTGCTCGACATGCTGAAGAACTTCGACGCCGGCAACGTGGTCTTCGAGCTGGCCACGTCGATCTCGGCCGGCCTGGTCCGCGCCGCCGACGATCCGGACAAGGAAAAGTACCTCTGTCTGGTGATGCCGCTGCGCCTGGCGGATTGA
- a CDS encoding SDR family NAD(P)-dependent oxidoreductase: MNRFTGSGRLPTWNDMGYFSDRPVLVTGAAGFIGSHLTQRLAQEGAKVRALLRYDSQNRIGHLAELIESERGRVEIIRGDLKDPEAVAQAVAGCDTVFHLGALIAIPFSYQNPTDYVQTNTLGTLHVLNACRRQGVRRLVHTSTSEVYGTARRVPITLDHPRQAQSPYSASKIAADALAVSYACSFDLPVVILRPFNTYGPRQSPRAVIPTIVRQALAGEVVRLGATHPTRDFLFVGDTVAGFLAAAAADLAPGTELQIGTGVETGIADVVALVGRLLNKSLRITTEEKRLRPEASEVERLVCDFTVARAATGWEPRVALADGLAQVIAWMRAHQSDTSAPAIHQYTV; this comes from the coding sequence TTGAACCGATTCACCGGAAGCGGCCGGCTGCCGACATGGAATGATATGGGGTACTTTTCCGACCGTCCGGTTCTCGTCACCGGCGCCGCCGGCTTCATCGGCTCGCACCTGACGCAACGTCTCGCGCAGGAAGGCGCCAAAGTCCGCGCGTTGCTGCGCTACGATTCGCAGAACCGGATCGGCCATCTGGCGGAACTGATCGAGTCCGAGCGCGGTCGTGTCGAGATCATCCGCGGCGACCTGAAGGACCCCGAGGCCGTGGCGCAGGCGGTCGCCGGCTGCGACACGGTCTTCCATCTCGGCGCCCTCATTGCGATTCCGTTTTCGTACCAGAATCCGACCGATTACGTGCAGACCAACACGCTGGGCACCTTGCATGTCCTCAACGCCTGCCGTCGCCAGGGCGTGCGCCGGCTCGTTCACACCTCGACGTCGGAAGTCTACGGCACCGCGCGACGTGTCCCGATCACGCTGGACCACCCGCGTCAGGCGCAGTCCCCCTACTCGGCCTCGAAGATCGCCGCCGACGCGCTGGCGGTCTCCTACGCCTGCTCCTTCGATCTGCCCGTGGTGATTCTGCGGCCGTTCAACACCTACGGTCCGCGGCAATCGCCGCGCGCGGTCATCCCGACGATCGTGCGTCAGGCGCTGGCCGGCGAGGTCGTGCGTCTGGGGGCCACCCATCCTACCCGCGACTTCCTATTTGTCGGCGACACGGTGGCCGGCTTCCTCGCCGCGGCCGCCGCGGATCTGGCGCCGGGCACAGAGCTGCAGATCGGCACCGGTGTCGAGACCGGTATCGCCGATGTGGTCGCGCTGGTTGGCCGATTGCTGAACAAGTCGCTGCGCATCACGACCGAGGAGAAACGTCTGCGGCCGGAGGCCTCGGAGGTCGAGCGGCTGGTGTGCGATTTCACGGTCGCGCGCGCGGCGACCGGCTGGGAACCGCGTGTGGCGCTCGCCGACGGCCTGGCACAAGTCATCGCATGGATGCGCGCGCATCAGAGCGACACATCCGCTCCCGCGATTCATCAATACACGGTTTGA
- the cas1 gene encoding type II CRISPR-associated endonuclease Cas1, with protein sequence MDEKIIDIADKQVALSARLDQLRLKSDDGEVSVPLEEVTAVVVSHPAVHYTHATLSGLCAAGAPLIVCNEKRLPVGMLVPLVGHYVQAERLAAQAESTLPARKFAWKQVVRSKILSQARLLMDLGAGNAGLVALARGVRSGDPDNLEAQAARRYWPLVFGAAFARVPGADDPINRLLNYGYAILRAIVARGLCGAGLHPSLGIHHHNRYNPYCLADDLMEPFRPLVDRQVRGILDRCGPEPPLDRSTKETLIGALLNGRVVIGGEERSLFDATTRMSASLAGVLSGQTRRLLVPSW encoded by the coding sequence ATGGACGAGAAGATTATCGACATCGCCGACAAGCAGGTGGCGCTGTCCGCGCGGCTGGACCAGTTGCGCCTCAAGAGCGACGACGGCGAGGTTTCCGTTCCGCTGGAGGAAGTGACCGCCGTTGTCGTCTCGCATCCGGCCGTTCACTACACACACGCCACACTCTCCGGGCTGTGCGCGGCGGGCGCGCCCCTCATCGTCTGCAATGAGAAGCGTCTGCCCGTCGGGATGCTGGTGCCGCTGGTCGGGCACTATGTGCAGGCCGAGCGATTGGCGGCCCAGGCGGAGTCCACCCTGCCCGCGCGGAAGTTCGCCTGGAAGCAGGTTGTCCGCTCAAAGATTCTGTCCCAGGCGCGCTTACTCATGGATCTTGGCGCCGGTAACGCGGGGTTGGTGGCGCTTGCGCGGGGCGTCCGCTCCGGCGATCCGGACAATCTCGAAGCGCAGGCGGCGCGGCGTTATTGGCCGCTGGTCTTCGGGGCTGCCTTCGCCCGGGTGCCCGGCGCCGACGACCCGATCAATCGGCTCCTGAATTACGGGTACGCCATCTTGCGGGCCATTGTCGCCCGGGGACTTTGCGGGGCCGGACTGCATCCTTCGCTGGGCATTCACCATCACAATCGCTACAACCCGTATTGTCTGGCCGACGATCTCATGGAGCCGTTCCGCCCGCTTGTCGACCGGCAGGTGCGCGGGATCCTCGACAGGTGCGGCCCGGAGCCGCCTTTGGACCGCAGCACAAAGGAAACACTGATTGGCGCCCTGTTGAATGGGCGCGTGGTGATCGGCGGCGAGGAAAGGTCGCTGTTTGATGCGACGACGCGGATGTCGGCCTCATTGGCCGGCGTGTTGTCAGGCCAAACCCGCCGGCTCCTCGTGCCCTCCTGGTAG